Genomic DNA from Streptomyces sp. NBC_01571:
CGCAGGCCTCATCGGCGCCGCCGCGATGGTCACCGACGTCCTCTACTCCCCCGCTCGCGCCGATGCACGGCTCGAGCGGCTCGCCGCCTGACGGACGAGCCCTCCGCACAGACAGGAACACCGTGATCAGCGACACCTCCCCCTGGTCCCATCGACCCGTCGAGATCGGACTCGTGGGCGCCGGCCCGTGGGCCCGGGCCATGCACGCACGCATCCTCGCCGAGGGTCCGGAGACACGGCTCACCGCGGTCTGGGCCCGCAGAGCGGAAGCCGCCCGACTGACCGCGGCACCGTACGGGGCGCACGTCGCCGCCTCCTACGACGAACTCCTGGACCGCTGCGAGGCGGTGGCGTTCGCCGTCCCGCCGGTCGTCCAGGCCGAACTTGCCCCGCTCGCGGCCAAGCGGGGCAAGGCCGTGCTGCTGGAGAAGCCGCTGGGCCCCGACCTGCCGAGCGCGCGGCGCATCGCGGACGCGGTCGCCGAGGCCGACGTCGTCTCACAGCTCGTCCTCACCAAGCGCTACCACCCGGTGACCCGGGCCTTCCTGGCGGACGCCCATCGCATGAACGTGTCCGGGGCGCGCTCGTGCTACCTGCACGGGGCCTTCCTGGGCGGGGAGTTCGCCACCGGCTGGCGACTGGAGCACGGCGCCCTCCTGGATCTGGGGCCGCACCTCATCGACCTCCTGGACGCGATCAGCCCCATCACCGCCATTCGCAGCACCGGTGACCCCCGCCGGTGGATCGAGCTCACCTGCGAACACGCCAACGGCGCGGTCAGCCAGGCCTCCCTGTCCGGCTCCGTCAATGTCCCCGGGGCGCTCACCCGCGTAGAACTGTTCGGCCCGGAAACCACGTTGGCCTACGACACGGCGGAGATCGACCACGAGGAGTGCTGGCCCGTCCTGCGCCGGGAGTTCGCCACCGCCGTACGGACCAACAGTCGCAGCGACCTCGATGCTCAGCGTGGCCTCCGCCTCCAGACGTTGATGGACCAAGCAACGCAGAACTGGTCCACGCGCTAACGGGCCATCCCATTCGGCTCGCTCGATAGCCTCTGGGTGTGGAGATCGTCGAGCGGCTGGTGCCGGACGAGTCGGGGCAGTTGTTCCAGCGAGTGGTGCCGGAGGCGCCGACCCGTCCGCTGGACTGCTCCCGCTGCGCCATCGGCTCGGGGAACGTGCGCGCGCTGAAAAAGGGGAGCTGGCAGGCCCGAATCCTGTAGACCGGGGCAGGTACGGCCCGAAGATCCATTTGGTCACCGACCGGACCGGTCTGCCCCTGTCCGTCGGTATCTCCGCCGCGAACCCGCACGACAGCCAAGCCCTCATCCCGCGGGTGAAGGGCATACCGCCGATCACCCGACGCGGGCACAGACGCCAGCCAACGCCTGGGCCGGCACCGCTGGACCATCGAACGCACCACGGCCTGGCTCGCCGGATGCCGACGTCCCCCAACTCATTCTGGGTGCGGCGAGTTGGTCTGCGGTGAGCATGTCGCGTCCCGATTTGGTGTTCGAGACCCACATGCCAAGGGCTCCTGGCCGGCAGCACCTGGGGCCGGGACGTCGTCCCGGCCCCAGGCGTTGACGACCTACTGCTGCTGGTCGCGGTGGGTCAGTGCCGGCCGTGGCCGCCGTCGCTACGACGGCGTTGGAGCGTGAACTTCTCGAAGACCGACAGCTCACCTGTAGGCGTGATGATGTTGTAGTAGGTGACGTGGATGCGGGTCATGTCACCGGGGTGACGGCCCGGGTCGACGGCGAACTCGGCGAAGCCGTACGGATGCTCCGCGTCGCGCACGCCGATCCAAACCGCCGTCTCCTTCTCCTTGACCGAGTTGAACTTGCCGACATGCTCCATCTGGACGTATGCCGAGTGATGTCCGTGACCGTCGGCGTCGTCTGTGGTGAAGCTGTTGTTGGTGATGCCGGACACGCCGCCACCGCCGAGGACCATGTGCGTCGTGCCGTGCGCACTGTCGATCACGTCGAGTGCGGTCTGACTCGGGTTGGGTGTGAGGGTGACGCTGCCGGGGACGACGCCACGCACCGCCAACGAGCGCTCGTAGTCGTGCTCGTGGCCACAGACCACCAGGTCGACACCGTACTTGTCGAACAGCGGGCCGTACGCCGCACGCAGCGCGACATCGGCGCCGTTCGCGGCGGTCGCCGAGCTGATCATCACCTGGTGCATGCAGATGACGATCCAGTCGATGTCCTTCGAAGCCCGTGCCGACTTGAGCTCCTTCTCCAGCCAGGCGAGCTGCCGACCGCCGGAGTAGCCGTTGATGTAGATGTCGCCGCCCTCCTGCAGGGCGATGTCGTCGTTCTGCAGGGAGATCACCTTCACCGAGCCGACCGTGAAGGAGTACCAGAGGTTGTCGAGCTCGGGCTGGGTCTCGGTCGAGGGCAGCTCGAAGTAGGTCTGGTACGCGTCGAGACCGAGCTTGCCGTTGCCCAGCTCGATCTCATGGTTGCCCGCGCACGGCATCCACGGACGGAATCGCGCTGAGCGGCTGTTGTTGGTGAGGAAGTCGTGCCAGACGCGAATGCGGTCGGGCCCGGTGTTGGCGTAGCAGAGGTCACCGTTGAGGAGGTGGAACAGCGGGCCGACCTTCTCGACGCCGGTGACGATGTCGGCAGCGGCGGGCGTAGCGTTGGGCTCGAAGTCCCGGCCCGAGGCGTCGGCCGGGTTCGCTCCCGTCTTCCAGGTCACACTGGGCGCACCCTGGTCGCCGAAGCTGGTGAAGGTGAACGGAGCTCGGCCGGACGGCGCCGTGTGGAAGGTGCCGGCGTCGGGGGTGGCGCCGTCGTGCTGGGCCGCGTACAGGTAGTCGGTGTCGGCCCTGAGCTTGCTGATCAGCGCGTGATGGACCCAGACGGTCCGCCCGGAGGTGCCGTCCACGTAGGTCTTCGTCGTCGCGTGCACTGTGGAGCCGAAGCCGCCACTCAGCGTGCCGTAAACGACCCGAGGGTTCTTGACGGCCGCGTCGGTGACCCACGAGACGACCATCTGGCTGCGTGGGTCGGCGCCGAAGGTCAGGTGCAGGCCCTGGACGGGGGTGGTGGCCGAGCCGGTGGTGAGACCGGTGACCTCCGACTTCGCCGGGACCGCCTCGGCGGTTCCGGCGCCGAGGACCAGGGGCCCGGCGGCGGCGCCGGACACTGTCGCGCCGAACAGGCCGAGCGCGTTGCGACGAGAGATTCTGGTTTGCTTGGGTTCTTCGGACATTCCAGGGGCCTTTCGCGTCGTCGGGTGCAGTTGCACACCGACCGGACAGCAGCGCTCCGAACCTGACAGGGGGCTGCGGCAGGTCAGCGGTGCGCGCACTCACGGACGCTAGGAAGCACGGTCGACCGGAGCGGTGAGACAGGTATGAACGCCAGATGACGGTCACCGCAACGATGGCTATTCCCGGCGACCTGGCCCTGTCTTGGCCAATGCCTCGGAGCGGTTGGGGTGTTCGGGCGCGCTCCCGTCGATCGTGATGAAGTCGACGCCGCGAGGCCCGCGCGCCATCTCGTCGGCACACGGTCTCCGCGACGGTTCGATGTCCCGGTGCGGGACGTCACGTCGGCTGGCCGCGTAAAGCTCAACCCGCGATCGCTGCGGCGGCATCGGTACGAAAGACCATGCGAGGCCGGGCGCGAGTGCCAGCAACTGTTGCGCAACCACGACCCGCAGTCCCTCTCCAGGCGCCGCTGGCTGCGCAAGCGAGCCATCCCCACCTCCGGGTGCGCCGGACACGATCCGATGGCGTCCATGACGGAGAGGCTGCGCCGACGGTGGAGAACCACGGACACGTCGGGGGGAAACCGTCGGGAGATGCTTCTCGCCGACTGCGTCGGACGGTACGTGGCCCTCGGTCACCGTTTCGGCTCCGCGGCCGGGGCCGGCCCCGGCCGCGGGGATCAACGAGTTGTGCGCCGTCGTGCGCGCGAGGCCGCCGAATCCCCGGTCGGGAAGCGGCGGAACGTCGTGCTCAAGACGACTGAGCCTCCGCGCCCGTGGTCCCGGGAATCGCTCCCTGGGTGCGCAGTTCGGCGATCTCGGTGGGGTCGAATCCCAGCTGGGTGAGGATCTCGTCGTTGTGCTCGCCCAGGTCCGGTGCCCGCTTCGCCGACGCCTTCGGTACTCCGCGCAGGTTGACGGGACTGCTGATGGTCTCCGCCAGCCCCTCGACCCCTTCCAGGGGCACCACGATGTCGTTGGCGCGCAACTGCGGGTCCTGGGCGGTCTCCTCGGGCGTCTGGATGAGGCTGTATGTGATGCGTTCCCGCCCCAGGACGTCCGTCCAGTGGGCGAAGGGCCGCGACCGGAACTCGGTGTCGAGCATCTCGCTCAGCGCGGCGGCGTTCCGGACGAAGCCCTCGAGATCCGCGAAGCGGGGATCCTCGAGCAGCTCGGGGTGTCCGATGGCCCGTGTCAGCCCCGGCCAGTGCGAGGGCGAGGCGACGAGCATGAACCACTCGCCGTCCGCGGTCCGGTACGGGTTGATCAGCGGGTTCGCGGGCGCCTTCCGGTCGTGCAGCTCGAACGGTGTGCCGCCGGCGAGTGCGCCGGCCACGAGTGTTCCCGTGGCCCAGACCCCGGTGGCGAGCAGCGAGGTTCCGACGTCGGCGCCTTGTCCGGTCCGTTCGCGGCGGTAGAGGGCGGTCGTGATCGCGGCGTAGAGGGCGATCGCGGTCGTGTAGTCGCCGCTGCCCCAGACCGGGACGGTCGGCGGGGCTCCCGCGTCGCGGGTGGAGGCCAGCAGGCCGCTGCGCGACCAGTAGGCGGTCAGGTCGAAGCCCGGCTGCCGTGCGTCGGGGCCGGCGTCCCCGAAGCCGGTGATGTCGGCGTAGACGACCTTCGGGTTCCAGCCCGCGACCTCCTCGTAGCCGAGGTGCAGCTTCTCGCGTGTGCCGTGCGGGAAGTTGGTGATCACCACGTCGGCCCACCGGACGAGTCGCTCGAGGACCTCGACAGCAGCCGGTGACTTCAGGTCGATGACCATGCCCCGCTTGTTGCGGTTGGCGAGGTGCCAGCCGTAGTTGGCCTGGGCCCGCGGACTGGGTGGCACGGAACTCAGCCGCCGTTGGGGGTCGCCCATCCCCGGCGGCTCGATCTTGATGACGTCCGCTCCGAAGTCGGAGAGCATGGTCGCCGCGGCCGGTCCCGCGATGAACGAGGACGCATCGAGGACCTTCAGGCCGGTGAAGACGGATTCGGTGGTCATCGTCATCACTTCACGAAGGCGCTGAGGCCGCCGGTGACGGCGCGTCCGACGATCAGGGTCTGGATCTCCCGCGTGCCCTCGTACGAGTAGAGGGCCTCGGCGTCGGCGACGAAGCGGCCGACCTTGTAGTCGAGGACGATGCCGTTGCCGGCCAGGAGTTCCCTGGCCCAACCCACGTTCTCGCGCATCCGCACGGTGCAGTACGCCTTCGCCAGAGCCGACTGCTCGTCCCGGAAGATCCCGGCGTCCTGCAACTGGGCCAGGCGCGTCACCATCCCGCACGAGGCCGTGGCGTTGCCGAGCATCTTCACGAGCAGGTCCTGCACGAGCTGGAAGCCTCCGATCGGGCGCCCGAACTGCTCGCGTTCCTTCGCGTACTGCAGGGCGATCTCGTAGGCGCCGAACATCACCCCCACCGCCTGCCACGCCACGCCGCTGCGTGTCTGGCGCAGGATGTTGGCGGTGTCCTTGAAGGTGTTCGCGTTCTGCAGCCGGTTGGCCTCGGGAACGCGGCAGCCCTCGAGCACGATGTCGGCGTTCTGCACGATGCGCAGCGCCATCTTGTTCTCGATCTTCGTCGCGGTGAACCCGGGGGTGTCCTTCTCCACGACGAAGCCCAGGACGTGCTGCGTGTCGACATCACGGGCCCAGACGACCACCAGGTCGGCGAACGTCGCGTTTCCGATCCACCGCTTGGCTCCGTCGAGGACCCACTCGTCGCCGTCCCTGCGCGCGGTCGTGCGCAGACCGCCCGCCACGTCGGAACCCCCGTGCGGCTCGGTCAGGGCGAAGGCACCGATCTTCTCGAAGCGGCTCATCGCCGGCAGCCAACGCCTTTTCTGTTCGTCGGAGCCACAGGCGAGGATGGTGCCCATCGCCAGACCCGTGTGCACGCCGGAGAACGTCGCCAAGGACGCGTCGGCATGTGCCAACTCGAGGGCGAGGAAGCCTGAGAAGAGGTTCGTCGGCCTGGATTCCGTGGAGTCCGGGTCGGCCCAGTCCACCAGCCCGAGATTCCCGAAGCCCTCGACCAACTGGAAGGGGAATTCGGCCCGGGCCCAGTAGTCGTCGACGATCGGAGCGGCCTGCGTGCGGAGGAACCCGCGGACGGACTCGATCTTCTCCCGCTCGCTGTCCGTGAGCAGTTCCTCGAAGGCGTAGAAATCGGCGGGCAGCAGTCCTTCGTCCAGGTAGGGACCTGACGGTGTCGGCAATTGCGTGGTGCCGCTCATGGCAATCTCCCTCAAGCGCTGTGGGACATGGCTCGGAGATCCGAGCCCGTCAGTGCTCTGGGCGCCTGGCGCTTCGGTTCTCCGGCGCGATTAAACGCGGATCCCGGACCGATCCCCCGGACCCGCGCCGCGCGGGGGTGCCGTTCTCGCCGCACACCACTCCAGTGGCCCGTCGCCGACTGGTGCCTGGTCCGGTACGAGAACCACGGCCGGGCGACGAAGCGCTGCCGGCCGACCGTGGGCAGCAAGCGCTCGCCATGACCTGCGGTACCCGGAGTCCTCTCAGCGAACCCGCTTGTCAGGGTTGTCGCCGATATGCGTGCCTGCGAAATGCGGCTCTAACAAGTGATGCATTGACACGTCGTCGTCCGGGACTCGTAATTGATCATCGGCGGATGTGAATCCGCGACCGCTGGGCCCGCGTTGGGCCCTTTCATGGATTGGTGAACAGTGTCGACATCACCACCCGCGAGAAGTGCCGCCACCGGCTTCCGCATACTCGGCCGAGGTGTCGTGGCGCTGGGGGCGGCCGCGACCCTCGTACTGCTGG
This window encodes:
- a CDS encoding Gfo/Idh/MocA family protein — its product is MISDTSPWSHRPVEIGLVGAGPWARAMHARILAEGPETRLTAVWARRAEAARLTAAPYGAHVAASYDELLDRCEAVAFAVPPVVQAELAPLAAKRGKAVLLEKPLGPDLPSARRIADAVAEADVVSQLVLTKRYHPVTRAFLADAHRMNVSGARSCYLHGAFLGGEFATGWRLEHGALLDLGPHLIDLLDAISPITAIRSTGDPRRWIELTCEHANGAVSQASLSGSVNVPGALTRVELFGPETTLAYDTAEIDHEECWPVLRREFATAVRTNSRSDLDAQRGLRLQTLMDQATQNWSTR
- a CDS encoding acyl-CoA dehydrogenase family protein — its product is MSGTTQLPTPSGPYLDEGLLPADFYAFEELLTDSEREKIESVRGFLRTQAAPIVDDYWARAEFPFQLVEGFGNLGLVDWADPDSTESRPTNLFSGFLALELAHADASLATFSGVHTGLAMGTILACGSDEQKRRWLPAMSRFEKIGAFALTEPHGGSDVAGGLRTTARRDGDEWVLDGAKRWIGNATFADLVVVWARDVDTQHVLGFVVEKDTPGFTATKIENKMALRIVQNADIVLEGCRVPEANRLQNANTFKDTANILRQTRSGVAWQAVGVMFGAYEIALQYAKEREQFGRPIGGFQLVQDLLVKMLGNATASCGMVTRLAQLQDAGIFRDEQSALAKAYCTVRMRENVGWARELLAGNGIVLDYKVGRFVADAEALYSYEGTREIQTLIVGRAVTGGLSAFVK
- a CDS encoding metallophosphoesterase family protein, which encodes MSEEPKQTRISRRNALGLFGATVSGAAAGPLVLGAGTAEAVPAKSEVTGLTTGSATTPVQGLHLTFGADPRSQMVVSWVTDAAVKNPRVVYGTLSGGFGSTVHATTKTYVDGTSGRTVWVHHALISKLRADTDYLYAAQHDGATPDAGTFHTAPSGRAPFTFTSFGDQGAPSVTWKTGANPADASGRDFEPNATPAAADIVTGVEKVGPLFHLLNGDLCYANTGPDRIRVWHDFLTNNSRSARFRPWMPCAGNHEIELGNGKLGLDAYQTYFELPSTETQPELDNLWYSFTVGSVKVISLQNDDIALQEGGDIYINGYSGGRQLAWLEKELKSARASKDIDWIVICMHQVMISSATAANGADVALRAAYGPLFDKYGVDLVVCGHEHDYERSLAVRGVVPGSVTLTPNPSQTALDVIDSAHGTTHMVLGGGGVSGITNNSFTTDDADGHGHHSAYVQMEHVGKFNSVKEKETAVWIGVRDAEHPYGFAEFAVDPGRHPGDMTRIHVTYYNIITPTGELSVFEKFTLQRRRSDGGHGRH
- a CDS encoding CaiB/BaiF CoA-transferase family protein, which codes for MTTESVFTGLKVLDASSFIAGPAAATMLSDFGADVIKIEPPGMGDPQRRLSSVPPSPRAQANYGWHLANRNKRGMVIDLKSPAAVEVLERLVRWADVVITNFPHGTREKLHLGYEEVAGWNPKVVYADITGFGDAGPDARQPGFDLTAYWSRSGLLASTRDAGAPPTVPVWGSGDYTTAIALYAAITTALYRRERTGQGADVGTSLLATGVWATGTLVAGALAGGTPFELHDRKAPANPLINPYRTADGEWFMLVASPSHWPGLTRAIGHPELLEDPRFADLEGFVRNAAALSEMLDTEFRSRPFAHWTDVLGRERITYSLIQTPEETAQDPQLRANDIVVPLEGVEGLAETISSPVNLRGVPKASAKRAPDLGEHNDEILTQLGFDPTEIAELRTQGAIPGTTGAEAQSS